The following are encoded together in the Etheostoma spectabile isolate EspeVRDwgs_2016 unplaced genomic scaffold, UIUC_Espe_1.0 scaffold00007577, whole genome shotgun sequence genome:
- the LOC116678506 gene encoding salivary glue protein Sgs-3-like produces TAAPTTAEQTTAAPTTAGPTTATPTTAAPTTAAPTTLAPTTAASTTAAPTTATPTTAATTTSAPTTAAPTTAASTTAAPTTAAPTTVAPTTAIPTTAAPTTAAPTTVAPTTAVPTTAVPTTAAPTTAAPTTAGPTTAAPTTAAPTTAASTTAGPTTAEPTTAEPTTAAPTTAAPTTAAPTTAGPTTAVPTTAAPTTAAPTPAAPTTAAPTTAAPTTASPTTAAPTTATPTTAATTTSAPTTAAPTTAASTTAAPTTAARTTPHLQQQPLQQQYLQLLSTNNRRTDNSRTNNSSPYNCRSYTCRTDNSSPYNSSTYNGFTNYSCTYNCRTDNSCT; encoded by the exons acagcagcccctacaacagcgGAACAaaccacagcagcaccaacgaccgccggaccaacaacagccacaccaacaacagcagcccctactacagccgcacctacaacactAGCCCCTACAACTGCAGCCTCTACAACTGCAGCTCCTACAACTGCCACACCGACAACAGCCGCAACTACAACatcagcacctacaacagcagcccctacaacagcagcatctacaacggctgcacctacaacagctgcacctaccACAGTGGCACCAACGACCGCAATACCAACAACCGCTGCACCAActacagccgcacctacaacagtaGCCCCTACAACAGCAGTACCTACAACTGCTGTACCAACTACAGCCGctcctacaactgccgcaccgaCAACAGCcggaccaacaacagcagcccctacaacagcgGCACCCACAACTGCTGCATCTACCACCGCCGGACCAACAACAGCTGAACCAACAACAGCTgaaccaacaacagcagcacctacaacagcggcaccaacgacagcagcaccaacaaccgcCGGACCGACAACAGCcgtaccaacaacagcagcccctacaactgccgctCCTACACCTGCCGCACcgacaacagcagcccctacaacagcagcacctacaacggCTTCACCAACtacagctgcacctacaactgccacaCCGACAACAGCCGCAACTACAACatcagcacctacaacagcagcccctacaacagcagcatctacaacggctgcacctacaacagctgcacgtACCACA ccacacctacaacagcagcccctacaacagcaGTACCTACAACTGCT cagcaccaacaaccgcCGGACCGACAACAGCcgtaccaacaacagcagcccctacaactgccgctCCTACACCTGCCGCACcgacaacagcagcccctacaacagcagcacctacaacggCTTCACCAACtacagctgcacctacaactgccgcaccgaCAACAGCTGCACCTAA